One Gossypium hirsutum isolate 1008001.06 chromosome A11, Gossypium_hirsutum_v2.1, whole genome shotgun sequence genomic window carries:
- the LOC107923626 gene encoding uncharacterized protein produces the protein MPPRNKAAKNNIQDGALPQQQDCYEGERLIHVLESIRRGIESARALAGNSLPEKVWLKQQFAIGVNDVTRVLERMAAIIDDGSTAQSPFVRFQAILLAADCNPKWLTKHLPTLAKSRKVPLIIVKDDKKGSLRLGELVKLKTAVAIGVKARGSAINQIMEEILDGDEPN, from the exons ATGCCGCCTAGAAACAAGGCGGCCAAAAACAACATTCAGGATGGCGCCCTTCCTCAACAGCAAGA TTGCTATGAAGGAGAACGGCTCATTCACGTGCTTGAATCAATCCGAAG AGGGATAGAGTCAGCCAGAGCGCTGGCTGGAAACTCCTTGCCTGAAAAAGTGTGGCTTAAG CAACAATTTGCAATCGGTGTTAATGACGTAACACGTGTACTTGAACGGATGGCAGCCATTATTGACGACGGGAGCACTGCCCAATCACCTTTTGTTAGATTTCAG GCTATACTGTTAGCTGCTGATTGCAACCCAAAGTGGCTGACGAAGCACCTGCCAACGTTGGCTAAATCAAGAAAGGTACCGTTGATCATtgttaaagatgataaaaaggGGTCCTTAAGATTGGGTGAGCTTGTAAAGCTAAAAACAGCTGTTGCAATTGGAGTAAAG GCTCGAGGAAGTGCTATCAATCAAATCATGGAGGAAATTCTTGATGGTGACGAACCCAATTAA
- the LOC107923032 gene encoding probable WRKY transcription factor 47 (The RefSeq protein has 5 substitutions compared to this genomic sequence), whose amino-acid sequence MEKQLRRELRFLHSGDCPTQDSGEPDGALDDSGDHVKPLIKEMDFFPNHNQSHDCHQGRKIDNNNNSPLSSLLDSDVNIGLNLLSSSSGVSRIANEEKPKAEISHVKIALERLNEENRRLRCTLGQITKSYKELQGQLFMAVQKLALGNKTEKKDAVNGTSSPIMSVPQFMDPRPSAALDVNEPSASNDRTQDLSASPGKNMEVVSKEGEHQIPGKHASVEDGSDKTSQSWRPTKCLKLDHSNKEEQVSEVPFRKARVSIRARSEAPLISDGCQWRKYGQKLAKGNPCPRAYYRCTMAVGCPVRKQVQRCAEDKSILITTYEGNHNHPLPPAATALANTTSAAAAMLLSGSTTSKDGLSLPSFGYFPSLPNASTMAPSAAPFPIVTLDLTQGPNAVPFLWPPPSAATFPLPVHGYPQILGHSMLAPPKLSAVSAMQLWQLPVSMVETVTAAIASDPNFSRALAAAISKIIGAPKSNNGGNNNSSNRVATLPGSPQLPQSCTTFSAN is encoded by the exons ATGGAGAAGCAGCTCCGTCGAGAACTGAGGTTCTTGCACTCTGGTGATTGTCCCACCCAGGATTCTGGTGAACCTGATGGTGCCCTAGATGATTCCGGCGATCATGTTAAGCCTCTCATCAAGGAAATGGATTTCTTTCCTAATCATAATCAATCACATGATTGTCATCAAGGGAGAAagattgataataataataatagtccTTTATCTTCTTTGTTAGATTCCGATGTAAAC ATTGGATTAAATCTTCTCAGTTCAAGCTCTGGAGTTTCAAGGATAGCCAATGAAGAGAAACCCAAAGCTGAA ATCAGTCATGTTAAGATTGCGTTAGAAAGGTTAAATGAAGAGAATAGGAGACTGAGATGCACGTTGGGTCAGATTACCAAAAGCTACAAAGAGCTGCAAGGTCAACTATTCATGGCGGTGCAAAAACTGGCGCTTGGAAATAAAACAGAAAAG AAGGATGCAGTAAATGGCACGTCAAGTCCCATAATGTCAGTCCCACAGTTCATGGACCCACGACCATCGGCTGCATTAGATGTCAATGAACCTTCGGCATCTAACGATAGAACACAAGATTTGTCAGCATCCCCGGGGAAAAATATGGAAGTTGTATCGAAGGAAGGTGAACATCAAATTCCAGGAAAGCACGCTTCTGTTGAAGATGGTTCCGATAAAACGTCTCAAAGCTGGAGACCGACAAAATGTCTAAAGCTGGATCATTCTAACAAGGAAGAGCAAGTCTCTGAAGTACCTTTTAGGAAAGCCAGAGTGTCGATTAGAGCCAGATCAGAAGCTCCCTTG ATTAGCGATGGATGTCAATGGAGGAAATATGGTCAAAAGCTGGCCAAGGGTAATCCTTGCCCACGAGCCTACTACCGTTGCACCATGGCTGTTGGCTGCCCAGTACGTAAGCAGGTGCAAAGATGTGCGGAGGATAAAAGCATTCTCATAACCACATATGAAGGGAATCACAATCATCCTCTACCACCAGCAGCCACTGCTCTGGCTAACACTACGTCAGCCGCTGCAGCAATGTTGCTATCAGGTTCAACAACAAGCAAGGATGGCCTTAGCCTACCAAGTTTTGGCTACTTTCCTTCCTTACCCTATGCATCCACAATGGCCCCCTCAGCGGCACCGTTCCCTATCGTAACCCTTGACTTGACTCAGGGCCCAAATGCCGTTCCCTTCTTATGGCCGCTGCCTTCCGCAGCTACATTTCCACTACCTGTGCACGGTTACCCACAGATTTTAGGGCACTCCATGTTGGCTCCTCCCAAGTTATCTGCAGTATCGGCAATGCAGTTATGGCAACGTCCTGTTTCTATGGTTGAAACTGTTACAGCAGCCATTGCTTCTGATCCAAATTTCAGCAGAGCCTTAGCCGCAgctatttcaaaaattattgGAGCACCAAAAAGAAACAACGGTGGCAATAACAATTCCTCCAATGGGGTAGCTACTCTTCCCGGATCACCCCAGCTTCCACAGTCTTGCACCACTTTTTCGGCTAACTAG
- the LOC107923574 gene encoding uncharacterized protein, with protein sequence MEDTRGGDGGGRATKTVRLREDDPLDISDMMGDNSIDSYSFMIADFKKFKGCFLAISTCGYRLASAKAAQHRLDRDVWTSVHFGDMRRALSACERFILLRTNPKEMRDYSILLYHCGLYEQALKFLKLYQDMKSSSAQNPSTDPVSNPEEDAVKKLIVRLNFIAMEEGWTWPWYVRNYLGNNSEPW encoded by the exons ATGGAAGACACTAGGGGCGGGGACGGAGGCGGAAGAGCAACCAAAACTGTAAGATTAAGGGAAGATGATCCTCTTGATATAAGTGATATGATGGGTGATAACTCAATCGATTCAT ATAGTTTCATGATTGcagattttaagaaatttaaaggATGCTTTCTGGCCATTTCAACGTG TGGGTATCGGCTTGCATCTGCAAAGGCTGCTCAACATAGGCTAGATCGGGATGTCTGGACCAGTGTTCATTTTGGGGATATGAGGCGTGCTTTATCTG CATGTGAACGCTTTATTCTTCTAAGAACCAATCCGAAGGAAATGAGAGATTATAGCATTCTCCTCTATCATTGTGGATTGTACGAGCAGGCTCTGAAATTTCTCAAATTGTATCAAGACAtgaag AGTTCTTCCGCACAAAATCCGTCAACAGATCCAGTTAGCAACCCAGAAgaagatgctgtgaagaaattgATTGTACGTCTCAATTTCATTGCAATGGAGGAAGGTTGGACCTGGCCATGGTATGTCAGAAATTATCTTGGCAATAACTCTGAGCCATGGTAA
- the LOC107931529 gene encoding spliceosome RNA helicase DDX39B-like isoform X2: MVRNPCCCCRIQGIIQRTHLSRMGRRWHQCFILIAAVSKHFLRGYVGIHSSGFRNLMLKPELLRSIVDSGFEHPSEGKVLNSCLMLTFVNSMN, translated from the exons ATGGTTCGAAATCCGTGTTGTTGCTGTAGAATACAAGGCATTATTCAGAG AACACATTTATCCAGGATGGGAAGGAGATGGCATCAGTGCTTTATACTTATCGCAGCTGTGTCAAAGCACTTCCTCAG GGGATATGTAGGAATTCACAGTTCGGGATTCAGAAACTTGATGCTGAAACCGGAGCTGCTTCGATCTATTGTGGATTCTGGTTTTGAACATCCTTCCGAAGGCAAAGTTTTAAACTCATGTCTGATGTTAACATTCGTGAATTCCATGAATTAA
- the LOC107931529 gene encoding uncharacterized protein isoform X1: protein MCLSTTSLSEKQRHFVSKVSFPSKITHLSRMGRRWHQCFILIAAVSKHFLRGYVGIHSSGFRNLMLKPELLRSIVDSGFEHPSEGKVLNSCLMLTFVNSMN, encoded by the exons ATGTGCTTGTCAACTACTAGTTTGAGTGAAAAACAAAGACATTTTGTGAGCAAAGTGTCCTTTCCTTCTAAGAT AACACATTTATCCAGGATGGGAAGGAGATGGCATCAGTGCTTTATACTTATCGCAGCTGTGTCAAAGCACTTCCTCAG GGGATATGTAGGAATTCACAGTTCGGGATTCAGAAACTTGATGCTGAAACCGGAGCTGCTTCGATCTATTGTGGATTCTGGTTTTGAACATCCTTCCGAAGGCAAAGTTTTAAACTCATGTCTGATGTTAACATTCGTGAATTCCATGAATTAA